One window from the genome of Haloprofundus halobius encodes:
- a CDS encoding S9 family peptidase, whose product METYDIERYLNVRSAGGGSFGPGDTFEGRRERVAFLMDTTGTSQVWSVGAPGEWPEQHTFFEERVTFVSWSPERPELVFGMDEGGNERQQLYLLNVANGRITELTAMPEAKHRWGGWSHDGERFAFTSNRRDESVFDVYVQGRDEVGDDATLVHEGSGWLNVGGWSPDDSRLVVHEAYSNFDMDVSVLDLETGELEHVTPHEGTVRYTSVEWAPDGESLYLVTDRDSDTLDLARLDLETREFSVVVADEEWNIDGVAIDDETGRIVYSRNVDGYTELSVGTLDGPDTVDPLPDPDLPKGVAGGVSFGPDAERFAITATRSTDNTNVHVVDVRTGETERWTRAATAGIPRDTFIEPELVHYPTFDGREIPAFFSLPERAGDESKTPVVVDIHGGPESQRRPSFNGVKQFLLNHGYAVFEPNVRGSAGYGKAYGHLDDVEKRMDSVKDIEAAVEWLHDHPSVDPDRIVAMGGSYGGFMALASVTEYPELWAAAVDIVGIANFVTFLENTGEWRRELREAEYGSLETDREFLESISPINQIEAIQTPLFVLHGENDPRVPVGEAHQIVEQAREQGVPVRELIFEDEGHGFSKLENRKTAYAAIVEFLDEHVGTRD is encoded by the coding sequence ATGGAGACGTACGACATCGAACGGTACCTCAACGTCCGGAGCGCCGGTGGCGGGTCGTTCGGCCCCGGAGACACCTTCGAGGGACGGCGCGAGCGCGTCGCCTTCCTGATGGACACGACGGGCACCTCGCAGGTGTGGAGCGTCGGCGCACCCGGCGAGTGGCCCGAACAGCACACCTTTTTCGAAGAGCGCGTCACCTTCGTCTCGTGGTCGCCGGAGCGTCCCGAACTCGTCTTCGGGATGGACGAGGGCGGCAACGAGCGCCAACAGCTCTACCTGCTGAACGTCGCCAACGGTCGGATTACGGAGCTCACCGCGATGCCCGAAGCCAAGCACCGCTGGGGTGGGTGGAGCCACGACGGCGAGCGGTTCGCCTTTACGTCGAACCGCCGCGACGAGTCCGTCTTCGACGTCTACGTTCAGGGCCGCGACGAAGTCGGCGACGACGCGACGCTCGTCCACGAGGGCAGCGGCTGGCTCAACGTCGGCGGCTGGTCGCCCGACGACAGTCGACTCGTCGTCCACGAAGCGTACTCGAACTTCGACATGGACGTCTCCGTGTTGGACCTCGAAACCGGCGAACTGGAGCACGTGACGCCGCACGAGGGCACCGTTCGCTATACGAGCGTCGAGTGGGCTCCCGACGGCGAGAGCCTCTATCTCGTCACCGACCGCGACAGCGATACGCTCGATTTAGCTCGATTGGACCTCGAAACCCGGGAGTTCAGCGTCGTCGTCGCGGACGAGGAGTGGAACATCGACGGTGTCGCCATCGACGACGAGACGGGACGAATCGTCTACTCGCGCAACGTCGACGGCTACACCGAACTCTCCGTCGGCACCCTCGACGGTCCCGACACCGTCGACCCGCTTCCGGACCCCGACCTGCCGAAGGGCGTCGCCGGCGGCGTGAGTTTCGGCCCCGACGCCGAGCGGTTCGCCATCACGGCGACGCGGAGCACCGACAACACGAACGTCCACGTCGTCGACGTCCGGACGGGCGAGACCGAGCGGTGGACCCGCGCCGCGACGGCGGGCATCCCCCGCGACACGTTTATCGAACCCGAACTCGTCCACTACCCGACGTTCGACGGCCGCGAGATTCCGGCGTTCTTCTCGCTGCCCGAACGCGCCGGTGACGAGTCGAAGACGCCCGTCGTCGTCGACATCCACGGCGGCCCCGAGTCGCAGCGCCGCCCGTCGTTCAACGGCGTCAAGCAGTTCCTGCTCAACCACGGCTACGCCGTCTTCGAGCCGAACGTCCGCGGCTCTGCGGGCTATGGGAAGGCGTACGGCCACCTCGACGACGTGGAGAAGCGGATGGACTCGGTGAAGGACATCGAGGCGGCCGTGGAGTGGCTCCACGACCACCCCTCGGTCGACCCCGACCGAATCGTCGCCATGGGCGGCTCCTACGGCGGGTTCATGGCGCTCGCGTCGGTGACCGAGTACCCCGAACTGTGGGCCGCCGCCGTCGACATCGTCGGCATCGCGAACTTCGTCACCTTCCTCGAAAACACCGGCGAGTGGCGACGTGAACTCCGCGAGGCCGAGTACGGCAGCCTCGAAACGGATAGGGAGTTCCTCGAATCCATCTCGCCCATCAACCAGATCGAAGCGATTCAAACACCGTTGTTCGTCCTCCACGGCGAGAACGATCCGCGCGTCCCCGTCGGCGAAGCCCACCAGATAGTCGAGCAGGCACGCGAACAGGGCGTCCCGGTGCGCGAACTCATCTTCGAGGACGAGGGTCACGGTTTCTCGAAGCTCGAAAACCGAAAGACCGCGTACGCCGCAATCGTGGAGTTCCTCGACGAGCACGTCGGGACGAGGGACTGA